A single region of the Schizosaccharomyces osmophilus chromosome 3, complete sequence genome encodes:
- the eis1 gene encoding eisosome assembly protein Eis1, producing MTSVNKTPSPAPEGAELTGLHSNNQQTATSIGNRSLKGHYGPHPHQDHPSAYLAAKTGFSSRAVPANLRYDQSNQHFRNGNDHSTVSNGPDSSRFQYVAAGANRATGHHSGAVENPTADSSTINTSVSYGYHPHPHAGKAAQSAHVLKPTDTSEGRPNENVHEYEQQRKPLQFPVGPVFAGSAQQPTGSEPHSSNEHDEDSSRKVRLASQLAKHSATFAHQAPEPQSAADSALPHRMAASQLVHNLSVQGSSSLEPQEASQETPSSANANSLAAASYAAAHARYDESSPTADQQKSPNDNDKYKRIRNMNFISASGDNVLRDHTGQEDNDDAFAGFSRSDLLNNAQGYQGSRASTSINTKNVGSERPTKPIYYTPSSAAINTQHQQKPEEGPSYDFSAASAALRRHRSMNANTSRNQTFESQEDARARALIRQMRLPTRSTISTNNLRREPSYSNNFERDQIQDEAVQRVRDMNLNLSKIQNRTDSQIRAYRPRSSQNLGNPYGATDQPHFSNRDADSKYTPHNQRRYSQVNQFSYVDGEFSSNDDGSYGVSPVETRAAAQQSSRGPLAATYSVPGRASIASNDGDVENLHKRLSRAYIDHEREETYAIDLGAGRLISPEELEAIARRNVDPMVSELAERAAQENQRKQQAIEAKAAKKQAKEEKKQRKRDEKMRKAEEKRLAKERAKFAKQMSKDAGKTDKVAPVPITDHEQDSTTSSEVSYDDQEQTDQSFDPAAQEYLIQQTDILNATKQQETYRGDREAEEDEYQPRGAELSGANDHNLGVPSHYLHDEEIGGALSEGEGNEVDGIERSRFPTVDGNGKSLQETNDTIPRASSPGRYADLDRYPVVQETVILPDGQERLIIPNNDESAGTNGYNLSEYKSDSPQKDEDDEDDLDENDKIFNKASPKSPVAWLRKKLKDQKDKAAVKRMLEEDSFKKQSDDERVYGNDLQGDGPPAANGFIKHEQRPQVVETHYEPGLVTEKTGEEVPDLVDAQPHVNISSIPRKNDNLGEVLDETYVSKVDAIPGGLEDFEPKKAKAVNGNGQLINHFPEPSKDPIGAAFHEDL from the coding sequence ATGACTTCTGTAAATAAAACGCCTTCACCAGCACCTGAAGGTGCTGAATTGACTGGTCTTCATTCAAACAACCAACAGACCGCAACTTCTATCGGTAATAGATCGCTTAAAGGTCATTACGGTCCCCATCCTCATCAGGATCATCCTTCCGCTTATTTGGCAGCCAAGACAGGGTTCTCTTCACGAGCTGTACCAGCTAATTTACGTTATGATCAATCTAATCAACATTTTCGAAATGGAAATGACCATTCTACTGTCTCTAACGGTCCAGATTCGTCAAGGTTTCAATATGTTGCTGCCGGTGCCAATCGAGCAACTGGACATCACTCAGGTGCCGTGGAAAATCCTACCGCTGATTCTAGTACGATAAATACTTCAGTTTCTTACGGCTACCACCCTCATCCTCATGCCGGCAAAGCCGCTCAGTCTGCGCATGTTCTCAAACCCACAGATACGTCAGAAGGCAGACCTAATGAAAATGTTCATGAATATGAGCAACAACGCAAGCCATTGCAATTTCCTGTCGGCCCAGTATTCGCTGGTTCTGCTCAACAGCCTACTGGCTCCGAACCGCACTCTTCCAACGAACATGATGAAGATTCTTCTCGCAAAGTTCGTCTTGCCTCTCAGCTAGCTAAGCATTCTGCAACCTTCGCCCATCAAGCCCCAGAACCGCAGTCGGCGGCTGATTCTGCACTCCCTCATCGTATGGCAGCTTCTCAACTGGTTCATAATCTTTCAGTACAGggctcttcttctttagaACCACAAGAGGCTTCTCAAGAAACTCCTTCTTCTGCAAATGCTAACTCTCTGGCTGCTGCCTCTTATGCCGCCGCCCATGCGAGATATGATGAATCATCACCTACTGCAGATCAGCAGAAATCACCCAACGATAATgataaatacaaaagaattcGCAATATGAATTTTATTTCCGCATCCGGTGACAACGTTTTACGTGATCATACAGGACAAGAAGATAATGATGATGCTTTTGCTGGCTTCTCCAGAAGTgatcttttgaataatgCACAAGGTTACCAAGGTTCACGAGCTTCCACATCAATAAACACCAAGAATGTAGGCAGTGAACGTCCAACGAAGCCAATTTATTATACTCCCAGTTCTGCTGCAATCAATACTCAGCATCAGCAAAAGCCAGAGGAAGGACCATCATATGATTTCAGTGCTGCATCTGCTGCTCTTCGTCGTCATCGTAGCATGAATGCAAATACATCCCGTAATCAGACTTTTGAAAGCCAAGAGGATGCAAGGGCTCGTGCTTTGATCCGACAAATGCGACTTCCAACGAGAAGCACGATTTCAACAAATAATTTGAGACGTGAACCAAGTTATTCAAATAATTTTGAACGAGATCAAATTCAGGATGAAGCTGTTCAACGTGTTCGTGATATGAACttgaatctttcaaaaatccaGAACAGGACAGATTCTCAAATTCGTGCTTACCGTCCTAGATCTTCTCAAAATCTAGGTAATCCCTATGGTGCAACTGATCAACCTCATTTCTCTAATAGGGATGCAGATAGTAAGTATACACCCCATAATCAGAGAAGATATTCACAAGTCAATCAATTCTCTTATGTTGATGGTGAATTCTCCTCGAATGATGACGGCTCATATGGTGTGAGTCCTGTAGAGACACGAGCAGCTGCCCAGCAAAGCAGTAGAGGACCTTTAGCTGCCACCTACTCCGTTCCTGGGCGGGCAAGTATTGCTTCGAATGATGGAGACGTCGAAAACTTACATAAGAGACTTTCTAGAGCTTATATTGATCATGAACGTGAAGAAACTTATGCCATTGATCTTGGCGCCGGCCGTCTAATATCTCCGGAAGAGTTGGAGGCAATTGCGAGACGTAATGTGGATCCTATGGTTTCTGAGCTAGCTGAACGTGCTGCGCAGGAAAATCAGAGAAAACAGCAGGCAATTGAGGCCAAGGCTGCTAAAAAGCaagccaaagaagaaaagaaacaacgaAAGAGAGATGAAAAGATGCGTAAGGCAGAAGAGAAACGCCTCGCTAAAGAAAGAGCCAAATTTGCTAAGCAGATGTCTAAGGATGCTGGAAAAACCGACAAAGTAGCCCCTGTTCCTATAACAGATCATGAGCAAGACAGTACTACCTCTTCGGAAGTATCTTATGATGATCAAGAACAAACAGATCAGTCATTTGACCCTGCTGCCCAAGAATATTTAATCCAACAAACTGACATACTGAATGCTACAAAGCAACAGGAAACGTATCGTGGTGATAGAGAAGCAGAGGAAGATGAATATCAACCTAGAGGTGCGGAACTTTCTGGTGCAAACGACCATAATCTGGGTGTTCCTAGTCACTATCTTcatgatgaagaaattggTGGAGCGTTAAGCGAAGGTGAAGGGAACGAAGTAGACGGTATTGAGAGATCCCGCTTTCCTACTGTCGACGGTAATGGAAAGAGTTTACAGGAAACCAATGATACTATTCCCAGGGCGTCTTCTCCTGGTCGATACGCCGACCTGGATCGTTACCCCGTTGTTCAAGAGACGGTGATCTTACCTGATGGTCAAGAAAGATTAATAATCCCGAACAATGATGAATCAGCTGGAACGAACGGCTACAATCTTTCTGAATATAAAAGTGACAGTCCGCAAAAAGATGAGGATGATGAGGAtgatttggatgaaaacgATAAAATATTCAACAAAGCTTCACCAAAGTCTCCGGTTGCTTGGTTAAGAAAGAAGTTAAAAGATCAAAAGGACAAAGCCGCTGTGAAGCGTATGCTGGAGGAAGACTCTTTTAAGAAACAATCTGATGATGAAAGGGTTTATGGAAATGACCTGCAAGGTGATGGACCACCTGCTGCTAATGGTTTCATCAAGCATGAACAACGACCCCAAGTAGTTGAAACTCACTATGAGCCGGGTTTGGTTACAGAGAAGACAGGAGAAGAAGTGCCGGATCTTGTGGATGCACAGCCTCATGTCAACATCTCCTCAATTCCTCGAAAAAACGATAATCTTGGAGAAGTACTGGATGAAACGTATGTCTCAAAGGTTGATGCAATTCCAGGCGGACTCGAGGACTTTGAGCcgaagaaagcaaaagcagTGAATGGGAATGGGCAACTGATAAATCACTTCCCTGAGCCGAGTAAAGACCCCATTGGAGCCGCATTTCATGAAGACTTGTAA
- the utp13 gene encoding U3 snoRNP-associated protein Utp13, giving the protein MAPIAERTRFGLKKSIEPVYSGGPIGFASNEKILVTSLGDRIVGSNGETGEKIFSLSKDEDDYVTSIIMTSDASRLVVAFRSRLVIIFEIPSGKRLKSFKAHETPVITMTIDPTNSVLATGGAEGLVKVWDLAGGYTTHVLRGHGGIVSALCFGKYQGKWVLASGADDTRVRLWDLNTSRSIAAFEGHSSVIRGLTFDESGSFVLSGSRDKTVQVWDLKKRSAVRTIPVLHGVESLGWVNHPEKNEKVLYTAGEGNLILAWDWKTGARFNPDIQIVPNENNAIIQVVSIDENSLLTVHSDLSMLVQTLSIDNGFLVQKKLHGSFDEVIDCAWIGDDHLAIASNTEYIDIISADGTQVHGVLSGHTDIVLAMHASEDGVWMATGAKDNTTRLWNLDVENNKFTCVRVFTGHTASVTAVALGPLDAQGFPSFLISASQDRTLKRYDLGSSLANSEIQGRAVWTIKAHDRDINAVQVSADGRIVATVSQDKLIKLWDASLGEVIGVLRGHRRGVWACVFNPYSRQLASGSGDRTVRVWSMDEQQCLHTLEGHTGAVLKLAYISRGTQLVSAAADGLVKVWSISSGECVATLDNHEDRVWAVAVRDDGARIVSGGADAVVSVWQDVTEEHAAEEAEELERRIEAEQSLSNYEKAEDWRNAIALALSLDRPLGLLRLFERVMNSPHQKGSITGNVDVDKVVSDLNDNQLTTLFQRIRDWNVNNKTSMVAQRLLRLVLHAYPVKHLLKIPGIKGIFDSMFPYTQRHLTRINDLLEESYIVDYVM; this is encoded by the exons ATGGCACCAATTGCAGAAAGGACTCG ATTTGGCCTAAAAAAGAGCATTGAGCCCGTCTATAGCGGTGGCCCTATTGGCTTCGcttcaaatgaaaaaatccTAGTCACCAGTTTAGGTGATCGGATTGTGGGTAGTAATGGAGAGACTGgagaaaaaatcttttctcTTAGTaaggatgaagatgattACGTTACTTCCATAATTATGACTAGCGATGCTAGCAGGTTGGTGGTTGCTTTTAGGTCGCGCTTGGTTATAATATTCGAAATCCCTTCAGGAAAACGCTTAAAGTCATTCAAAGCACATGAGACACCAGTAATTACGATGACCATTGATCCAACAAATAGCGTCTTGGCTACAGGCGGAGCTGAAGGTCTTGTAAAGGTATGGGACTTGGCAGGCGGATATACAACACACGTTCTCCGCGGACATGGCGGTATTGTCAGTGCActttgttttggaaaatatcAAGGGAAATGGGTACTGGCAAGCGGTGCTGACGACACGCGAGTACGTCTTTGGGATTTGAATACCAGTCGGTCAATAGCTGCATTTGAAGGTCATAGCAGTGTGATTCGAGGTCTTACATTTGATGAATCTGGATCATTCGTATTGAGCGGTTCGCGAGACAAGACCGTCCAAGTATGGGATCTGAAAAAGCGATCTGCTGTTCGCACGATACCTGTGTTGCATGGTGTTGAATCCCTTGGATGGGTCAATCATCctgaaaaaaatgaaaaagtacttTATACGGCAGGTGAGGGAAACCTTATCTTAGCGTGGGATTGGAAAACCGGGGCTCGTTTTAATCCCGATATCCAAATTGTCCCTAATGAAAACAATGCTATTATCCAGGTTGTTTCTATAGACGAGAATTCACTTTTAACTGTACATTCGGATTTGAGCATGCTTGTACAAACTTTGTCTATTGACAATGGATTTCTGgttcaaaagaagcttcaTGGTTCTTTTGATGAAGTCATTGACTGTGCTTGGATTGGCGATGATCATTTGGCAATTGCATCCAATACTGAATATATCGATATAATTTCCGCTGATGGGACACAAGTTCATGGTGTTTTATCTGGTCATACTGATATCGTCCTCGCAATGCACGCTTCTGAAGATGGCGTTTGGATGGCAACGGGTGCTAAAGATAATACTACACGATTGTGGAATCTAGACgttgaaaataataaatttaCCTGTGTGCGTGTTTTTACCGGTCATACAGCTAGTGTGACAGCTGTCGCTTTGGGTCCATTGGACGCTCAGGGTTTTCCTTCATTCCTTATATCTGCTTCCCAAGATCGAACGTTGAAGCGTTATGATTTGGGTTCTTCATTGGCTAATTCTGAAATTCAAGGTAGAGCTGTTTGGACGATTAAAGCACATGACCGCGATATTAATGCTGTCCAAGTATCTGCTGATGGACGTATCGTTGCTACGGTCAGTCAAGACAAATTAATCAAGTTGTGGGATGCATCCCTTGGTGAAGTTATAGGAGTGTTGCGTGGCCATCGTAGAGGTGTCTGGGCTTGTGTGTTCAACCCTTATAGCCGTCAATTAGCTAGTGGCAGTGGTGATCGAACAGTTCGTGTATGGAGTATGGATGAGCAACAATGTCTTCATACATTAGAAGGACACACTGGTGCTGTCTTAAAGCTGGCTTACATATCAAGAGGCACACAGCTTGTTAGTGCTGCTGCCGACGGTCTTGTAAAAGTCTGGTCTATATCATCGGGTGAATGTGTTGCAACATTGGATAACCATGAGGACAGAGTTTGGGCTGTCGCAGTTCGTGACGATGGAGCACGTATAGTGTCTGGTGGTGCCGATGCCGTCGTAAGCGTTTGGCAGGACGTCACAGAAGAGCATGCTGCTGAGGAAGCTGAGGAACTCGAACGTCGTATCGAGGCCGAACAATCACTTTCTAATTATGAAAAGGCTGAAGATTGGCGAAATGCTATTGCATTGGCGTTGTCATTGGATCGACCTCTCGGTTTACTACGCCTTTTCGAACGAGTTATGAATTCTCCTCATCAAAAAGGAAGCATTACAGGGAACGTTGATGTGGATAAAGTTGTGTCGGATCTAAACGACAATCAGTTAACAACATTGTTTCAACGCATTCGTGACTGGAATGTGAATAATAAAACTAGCATGGTTGCACAAAGGCTGCTACGTTTAGTTTTGCACGCTTACCCCGTTAAACATCTGTTGAAGATTCCAGGAATAAAAGGAATCTTCGATAGTATGTTTCCATATACTCAGCGTCATCTAACAAGAATTAATGATTTGTTGGAAGAATCCTATATTGTTGATTATGTTATGTAA
- a CDS encoding DUF2009 family conserved protein has protein sequence MSKTGLFTKSWVEKSKFVPVRLNEDERRILGLLEAALNVIEYTDRVDIISYTSRTKLMVTYLSEMCSILTGLVVAMDIKLGRSLLQGKDHATNADFFKSIFEIGRRYKIMNPEKMRTTYGAMMYMCQDSMIPDVCIQMGFDFYIPIKTVFRVLEENNLLDILSEKQLLDSTLQQIDPYAGASLRSKINEERKKSSDALLKKYAKGNDDKKSILEDCLVSLADHESFLMANRVPVEKMDSYLHDFFSPQDSKKGGNLKIGFMNGARLTHDHRTQFFYVHQSLQFWSCMMDQMFLLWLQSDASLVDKDTRYFISDTGQGLNRVQACPLLRATVHKILSGVQHEQDLPWIGSSAVHLGDRAVPNALMFIDKYRQVPHILTPLVKALQQLEYLRDPFLVQYIEEEYGSIRGLQQTLLLDFFKHAFDGRGADNWYDAGSCIDGRLTSAWNWTNEISKKKYYRILLMSGFLNFEGI, from the exons ATGTCAAAAACCGGATTATTCACAAAAAGCTGGGttgaaaaatccaaatttgtCCCTGTACGTTTAAACGAAGATGAACGGCGTATTCTGGGTTTATTAGAAGCAGC GCTAAATGTTATCGAGTATACCGACCGTGTTGACATTATATCCTATACGTCGAGGACAAAACTGATGGTGACTTACCTATCAGAAATGTGTAGCATATTGACTGGCTTAGTTGTTGCAATGGACATTAAACTTGGTCGAAGTCTGCTGCAAGGAAAGGACCATGCAACGAATGCagatttcttcaaatccaTATTTGAAATAGGACGGCGATATAAAATTATGAATCCTGAAAAAATGCGTACTACTTATGGTGCTATGATGTACATGTGCCAAGATTCCATGATACCTGATGTCTGTATTCAAATGGGCTTTGACTTTTACATCCCCATAAAAACCGTTTTTCGTGTACTAGAGGAGAATAATTTATTAGATATTTTGTCTGAAAAACAGCTACTAGATTCTACTCTCCAACAAATAGATCCATATGCTGGTGCTTCATTACGATCtaaaataaatgaagaacgaaaaaaaagcagtgATGCATTGCTAAAAAAATACGCGAAAGGAAATGATGACAAAAAGAGTATTTTGGAAGATTGTTTGGTTTCGTTAGCCGACCATGAATCGTTTCTGATGGCTAATCGGGTTCCTGttgaaaaaatggattCTTATTTGCATGACTTTTTCTCACCACAAGATTCAAAGAAAGGCGGAAACTtaaaaattggttttatGAATGGTGCTCGTTTAACACATGACCATCGGACGCAATTCTTTTATGTTCACCAAAGTCTGCAATTTTGGTCTTGTATGATGGACCAAATGTTTTTGCTATGGCTTCAAAGTGATGCATCTCTTGTTGACAAAGATACGAGATATTTCATTTCGGATACAGGACAGGGTCTTAACCGTGTTCAAGCATGCCCTTTGCTACGCGCGACGGTTCATAAAATATTGTCCGGAGTGCAGCATGAGCAGGATTTACCTTGGATTGGTAGTTCTGCTGTTCATTTGGGTGATCGTGCCGTTCCTAATGCTTTAATGTTTATTGACAAATACCGTCAAGTTCCTCACATTTTAACACCACTTGTTAAGGCTTTGCAGCAGTTAGAATATTTGAGGGATCCCTTCTTGGTACAGTACATCGAAGAAGAATATGGGAGCATTAGAGGCTTACAGCAAACTTTACTACTGGATTTCTTTAAACATGCATTCGATGGACGCGGAGCTGATAATTGGTACGACGCTGGCAGCTGTATTGACGGTCGTCTAACCAGCGCTTGGAATTGGACAAACGAgatttccaagaaaaaatattatcgTATCCTTCTCATGTCTGGTTTCCTAAATTTCGAGGGTATCTAA
- the pup3 gene encoding 20S proteasome complex subunit beta 3, Pup3: MEYNGGSCVAMTGKNCVAIASDLRLGVQSISLANNFPKVFPMTDKTYLGLTGFASDVQTLYELFRYKVNMYKFREERQIEPKTFANLVSTSLYEKRFGPYFSFPVVAGLAKDDNPFVCGFDSIGCIDFADDFIVSGTAAEQLYGMCESVYEPNLEPEDLFETISQALLNAQDRDAISGWGCVVYIITPDKCVKRLVKGRQD, from the exons ATGGAATATAATGGTGGATCCTGCGTAGCCATGACAGGAAAGAACTGTGTGGCTATTGCATCTGATTTGCGTTTGGGAGTACAATCTATATCCTTGGCAAATAACTTTCCAAAAGTATTCCCCATGACCGACAAGACGTATTTGGGACTTACAGGCTTTGCTAGTGATGTTCAGACGCTCTATGAACTATTCCGTTATAAAGTAAACATGTATAAATTCCGTGAGGAGCGTCAAATTGAACCAAAGACCTTTGCCAATTTGGTGTCCACTTCACTTTACGAAAAAAG ATTCGGACcttacttttctttcccaGTTGTAGCTGGTTTGGCTAAAGATGACAATCCTTTCGTTTGTGGGTTCGATTCCATTGGATGCATTGACTTTGCTGATGACTTTATTGTGAGTGGTACCGCTGCAGAACAACTTTATGGTATGTGCGAGTCCGTATACGAGCCCAACCTCGAGCCTGAAGATTTATTTGAAACTATTTCTCAAGCTCTCTTAAATGCTCAAGATCGTGATGCAATTAGTGGTTGGGGTTGTGTTGTCTATATCATTACACCTGACAAATGTGTAAAACGACTTGTAAAGGGTCGTCAAGATTAA
- a CDS encoding DNAJ domain protein, translating to MQKDYYSILNVSRKASQEEIRFAYKRAALETHPDRVSPNERSQATQQFQLVNEAFYVLGDSTRRAQYDRENVFTSSSSRSKTKPSSSFFGGRSKDEGASSSQGEKYAYGFQDSFANSQFGNIFNEMMSESSNEGLLHHIWTAIGGLAGAALGFIAFDAPGALLGSFSGAGLGRVRDKHGKSAYSVFMDLPATEKARILSKLLFQILNTSKTFANKSP from the coding sequence atgcaaaaggaTTACTATTCCATACTGAACGTGTCGCGAAAAGCAAGTCAAGAAGAGATACGGTTTGCCTATAAAAGAGCTGCTCTTGAAACACATCCAGACCGGGTGTCTCCCAATGAACGTTCACAGGCAACGCAGCAATTCCAGTTGGTGAATGAGGCTTTCTATGTTTTAGGGGATTCTACCCGTCGTGCTCAATACGATCGcgaaaatgtttttacttcttcctcatcacggtcaaaaaccaaaccatcatcttctttctttggtgGCCGCAGCAAAGACGAGGGTGCTTCTTCGAGTCAAGGTGAAAAGTATGCGTATGGATTCCAAGACTCTTTCGCAAACTCTCAATTTGGtaatatttttaatgaaatgatGAGCGAGTCTTCTAACGAAGGTTTATTGCATCATATCTGGACCGCGATCGGTGGTCTTGCTGGAGCTGCACTTGgttttattgcttttgatGCACCTGGTGCCCTTTTGGGATCCTTTTCCGGTGCGGGTTTAGGGAGAGTCCGAGACAAGCATGGCAAAAGTGCCTATAGTGTTTTTATGGATCTTCCAGCTACCGAGAAAGCTCGCATCTTAAGCAAGTTACTCTTTCAGATCTTAAATACGTCGAAAACTTTTGCCAATAAATCACCTTAG
- the sfk1 gene encoding plasma membrane protein involved in inositol lipid-mediated signaling Sfk1 translates to MVERVPSMPSRPRYWAYLLFLLPLVCFLMWTIGLIVLLGLWSAQDKWHTPGEPDPVFISDMGAYTKGFFIPMCVITGASYLLSFLAIRLCRQWRFLYPTTNKIEAILGWFAVLTAAGCAACLISLAIRDDVHHDNIHWKFTAAFVVLAFVSAASNIFEWLSAHRHYRFSRLLAFSFWSKFIVIITAIVCAIAFAGLRHYQNRSKSARFEWVVGFLWALYIALLCLDVLPAIYHERYPSYSGDLEKGGYGTQQPGAAEQPGTTEQPGAAYAPPSEPPAAVTRNEADPTEL, encoded by the coding sequence ATGGTTGAACGTGTTCCTTCGATGCCCAGTCGTCCCCGCTACTGGGCttaccttttgtttttattaccccttgtttgctttttaatGTGGACAATCGGTTTGATTGTCCTTTTGGGTCTTTGGAGTGCTCAAGATAAATGGCATACTCCTGGTGAACCCGATCCTGTATTTATTAGTGATATGGGTGCATATACCAAAGGATTTTTCATTCCCATGTGCGTTATCACTGGTGCTTCTTATCTTCTAAGTTTCCTCGCCATTCGTCTTTGCAGACAATGGCGATTTTTATATCCGACCACGAATAAGATCGAGGCCATCCTTGGTTGGTTTGCTGTATTAACAGCTGCTGGTTGTGCCGCTTGTTTAATCTCCTTGGCAATTCGTGATGATGTGCATCACGATAATATTCACTGGAAGTTCACTGCAGCTTTTGTTGTGTTGGCTTTTGTTTCTGCCGCTAGTAATATTTTCGAGTGGCTCTCTGCTCACCGCCATTATCGCTTTAGCAGGTTATTGGCTTTCTCATTTTGGTCAAAATTTATAGTCATTATTACGGCTATCGTTTGTGCCATTGCATTTGCTGGTTTGCGTCACTATCAGAATCGCTCCAAATCAGCTAGATTTGAGTGGGTTGTTGGATTTTTATGGGCTCTTTACATTGCTTTGTTGTGTTTGGACGTACTTCCAGCCATTTATCATGAACGTTATCCAAGCTATTCGGGTGACTTGGAGAAGGGTGGTTATGGTACTCAGCAACCTGGTGCTGCTGAACAACCTGGTACTACTGAACAGCCAGGCGCTGCTTATGCACCTCCTTCTGAGCCTCCAGCGGCCGTTACTCGAAACGAAGCTGATCCCACTGAGCTTTAA